One window of the Halobellus litoreus genome contains the following:
- a CDS encoding ribbon-helix-helix protein, CopG family, giving the protein MQVVTVRLDEDLVAELEAEAEERGCNRTEYIRNLLRNRERIRENTPEHTQENTGEYAAVVDRLDALEARVDELEGRGTSPPTAPIDTEPTPDPPANPDADVRDRVREAIGDGPPRKSHARDALVEAVALLAERGPLSTGELKDELYPRYESEYSTKRTMWNSLDRHLGELPGVHKPEYGTWAVDVDAI; this is encoded by the coding sequence ATGCAAGTCGTCACCGTCCGCCTCGACGAGGACCTCGTCGCCGAGTTGGAGGCCGAGGCGGAGGAACGCGGGTGTAATCGGACGGAATACATACGTAATCTCCTCCGTAATCGCGAGAGAATACGAGAGAATACGCCGGAGCATACGCAAGAGAATACGGGAGAATACGCGGCGGTCGTCGACCGCCTCGACGCCCTGGAGGCACGCGTCGACGAGCTGGAGGGCCGCGGGACGTCGCCGCCGACCGCGCCGATCGACACCGAGCCGACGCCGGACCCGCCCGCCAACCCCGACGCCGACGTTCGCGATCGCGTCCGCGAGGCGATCGGCGACGGACCGCCGCGAAAGAGTCACGCTCGCGACGCCCTCGTCGAGGCGGTCGCGCTCCTCGCCGAGCGCGGTCCGCTGTCGACCGGCGAGCTGAAAGACGAGTTATACCCGCGGTATGAATCGGAGTATTCGACAAAGCGGACGATGTGGAATTCTCTCGACCGGCACCTCGGCGAGCTCCCCGGCGTTCACAAACCCGAATACGGAACGTGGGCCGTCGACGTCGACGCGATCTAA
- a CDS encoding tyrosine-type recombinase/integrase has translation MSKNADSKTQASVWLKPDQVDALRSAVYRCRPDYLQQRDDALLALMYDTGLRVGELVALDVDHLREGNTRLYLPGHLQKDYPNDNSPDAVRMKLDADTTRTLSAYLGSRWKDTEALFPSRERDRITTQGVRDLLRTVAREAGVEPFHLDGSRGEPDDVTPHALRHSVAWRMMNAEEGNTLYDVRNRLRHRSIQTTERVYDHLVEV, from the coding sequence ATGTCCAAAAATGCAGATTCCAAGACCCAAGCGAGCGTGTGGCTCAAACCCGACCAAGTCGACGCGCTTCGGTCGGCGGTGTACCGGTGTCGTCCCGATTACCTCCAGCAGCGCGACGACGCCCTCCTCGCGCTTATGTACGACACCGGCCTCCGCGTCGGCGAGCTCGTCGCCCTCGACGTCGACCACCTACGGGAGGGAAACACGCGTCTGTACCTCCCCGGACACCTCCAGAAGGACTATCCAAACGACAATTCGCCCGACGCTGTTCGTATGAAGCTCGACGCCGACACCACGCGGACGCTGTCGGCGTACCTCGGCTCGCGGTGGAAAGACACCGAGGCGCTCTTTCCGTCGCGTGAGCGCGACCGGATTACCACCCAGGGCGTCCGCGATCTCCTCCGAACCGTCGCTCGCGAGGCCGGGGTCGAGCCGTTCCACCTCGACGGTTCCCGCGGCGAGCCCGACGACGTCACCCCCCACGCGCTCCGCCACTCGGTCGCCTGGAGGATGATGAACGCCGAGGAGGGGAATACGCTGTACGACGTGCGTAATCGGCTCCGGCACCGGTCGATCCAAACCACCGAGCGGGTGTACGACCACCTCGTCGAGGTGTGA